In the Candidatus Zixiibacteriota bacterium genome, one interval contains:
- a CDS encoding C69 family dipeptidase: protein MKRLYFLITVCIYLFLFAFISQVDPCTSLLVSKGASEDGAVMITYTCDGEFHSHLEYTLAADHKPGDSLEIRDWSGKVRGKIKQVPHTYAVVGLMNEHQLTIGETTFDGREELQNPEGLLHYWDLIQLALELAKTAREAIKVITELMADYGYRSTGESFSIADTKEAWILEMIGPGKGGKGAEWVALRIPDGYISCHANKSRIGEFPLKDPKNCLYSENVISFAVEKGYYDPKSGKPFRFCDAYCPADAKNKRLADTRVWSIFRRAAPSQNFSPDYHRGIEGAKPYPLWIKPDRKLSVKDVFALMRDHYEGTPYDLTKGIDAGPYGNPNRSRPITWMVDSVEYGWERPISTPQTAFSFVSQSRSWLPDPIGGVLWYGLDDTYTSCYIPFYCGIDTVPKSFTVGSLNKFSWESAWWVFNFVANYANLKYSYMLPEIQAVQKDIEGNFLSLQPTMEKTALELEKKDQKLLTRYLTDYSVENAEMVVSRWKELGEHLVTKYNDGYVQDETGEPEEKGYPDNWLREVLKSNPDQFRLKPKRADMPEWEPKD from the coding sequence ATGAAGAGACTATACTTTCTAATAACTGTTTGCATCTATCTTTTCCTTTTTGCTTTTATTTCCCAGGTGGACCCGTGCACCAGCCTTCTGGTGTCTAAAGGAGCTTCAGAGGATGGGGCTGTTATGATAACCTATACTTGCGATGGGGAGTTTCATTCGCATCTGGAGTACACTCTTGCGGCAGACCATAAGCCCGGGGATTCTCTTGAGATTAGGGATTGGTCCGGAAAGGTGCGCGGCAAGATAAAACAGGTCCCGCACACTTATGCTGTGGTTGGTTTGATGAACGAGCATCAATTGACAATTGGCGAGACTACTTTTGACGGGCGTGAGGAATTGCAGAATCCGGAGGGGCTTTTGCATTACTGGGACCTGATACAGCTCGCACTGGAGCTGGCAAAAACCGCCAGGGAGGCAATAAAGGTGATAACCGAGCTTATGGCAGACTATGGGTACCGTTCCACAGGAGAATCATTCTCCATAGCTGATACCAAAGAGGCATGGATTCTGGAGATGATCGGTCCAGGAAAAGGCGGTAAGGGAGCAGAATGGGTGGCTTTAAGAATTCCGGATGGTTATATCTCCTGCCATGCTAATAAATCCAGAATCGGGGAGTTCCCTTTGAAAGACCCGAAGAACTGCTTGTATTCTGAAAATGTTATCTCTTTTGCAGTTGAAAAGGGTTATTATGACCCGAAATCTGGTAAGCCCTTCCGCTTCTGTGATGCCTATTGTCCTGCTGACGCAAAGAATAAAAGGTTAGCTGATACGCGAGTCTGGAGCATCTTCCGCAGAGCAGCACCCTCACAGAACTTTTCTCCAGATTATCATCGCGGAATCGAAGGAGCAAAACCTTATCCTTTGTGGATTAAGCCTGATAGGAAATTGTCCGTGAAAGATGTTTTCGCCCTTATGCGTGACCATTATGAAGGAACACCTTATGACCTGACCAAAGGGATCGATGCTGGTCCGTATGGAAATCCGAATCGAAGCCGCCCTATTACCTGGATGGTTGACAGTGTCGAATACGGCTGGGAGCGTCCGATTTCGACTCCTCAGACCGCATTTTCATTCGTCTCTCAATCCCGTTCCTGGCTCCCGGACCCTATAGGAGGCGTTCTCTGGTATGGACTGGATGATACTTACACCTCCTGTTATATACCTTTTTACTGCGGCATCGATACAGTTCCAAAGTCTTTCACAGTAGGCAGCTTGAACAAATTCTCCTGGGAATCAGCCTGGTGGGTCTTCAACTTCGTGGCAAATTATGCCAATCTGAAATATTCCTATATGCTGCCAGAGATTCAGGCAGTGCAGAAGGACATCGAAGGAAATTTCCTTTCCCTGCAGCCAACAATGGAAAAAACTGCATTGGAACTTGAAAAAAAAGACCAAAAGCTGTTGACTCGATATTTGACCGACTATTCAGTTGAGAATGCTGAGATGGTAGTATCCAGATGGAAAGAGTTAGGCGAGCATCTGGTTACCAAGTACAATGATGGCTATGTCCAGGACGAAACCGGCGAGCCAGAGGAAAAAGGTTATCCAGATAATTGGTTGAGAGAGGTCTTGAAATCAAACCCTGACCAGTTCAGGTTAAAGCCCAAACGGGCAGACATGCCTGAATGGGAGCCAAAAGATTGA
- a CDS encoding DinB family protein: protein MLSQNNPLLEYQMKFWRESLKPTLNQALELAPIDKLDWAPADKMIPLGKLFIHISEASDWWYDEVMKGKTLTGRAYADKPSPAKETIAHYLETHWERMERLFSEPSEVLGKTYKIEHEGKTHSLDGYWIFTHLLEHDIHHRSQINQYLRILGIAPPKI, encoded by the coding sequence ATGCTCTCACAAAATAACCCCCTGCTTGAGTACCAGATGAAATTCTGGAGAGAAAGTCTCAAGCCAACTTTAAACCAGGCTTTAGAGCTTGCTCCGATAGATAAGCTCGACTGGGCACCTGCAGACAAGATGATTCCACTGGGCAAGTTATTCATTCACATCTCCGAAGCCTCTGATTGGTGGTACGACGAGGTAATGAAAGGTAAAACCTTGACTGGGCGCGCCTATGCTGACAAACCCTCCCCTGCTAAAGAAACTATAGCTCACTATCTTGAAACTCACTGGGAAAGAATGGAGCGATTATTCTCGGAGCCGTCCGAAGTCCTGGGTAAAACCTATAAGATAGAGCACGAGGGTAAAACTCACAGCTTGGATGGATACTGGATTTTCACCCATTTACTGGAACACGATATCCACCATCGAAGCCAGATCAATCAATATCTAAGGATACTAGGGATTGCACCCCCGAAGATTTAG
- a CDS encoding pentapeptide repeat-containing protein, with amino-acid sequence MLDFSGKTFRESLDSNFWMRYPQQCIAFKWRSPSRSSVAFLCPIYFEKAHFESPVDFFLADFYSDASFVTATFDSWTNFFSALFHSKTSFTGTTFYSFVDFSSANFDSSVDFFGAAFHFDSHFSNATFSSGVSFWRAAFHSKADFWKATFDSLAYFKETTFNSTANFSMATFESTADFSGASFGPSANFKAAKFQGNIWFFNATLPDSLDFRHVTDVAKEIDFTLSYPPRGGDKCKIALFGADISKIKLSMELFELWFPADTTIRTGDHPDTIISNISYDKRVSVYEQVLKKLKDEGLMQSYEILDIEYRQLKYRHKGGINWYVLNTFQYWWWNYGYNKERVFLWSIIFWLIFSFVNSRLYCELNENVYSITFLDKIQNNELSKVKRVIYYLLQVVTYTAIVFFGLKMDVAKFKKGVIRQHPWLFAYLMIVYIVGIVCLGFIVNIIFTL; translated from the coding sequence ATGCTTGATTTTTCAGGCAAAACGTTCAGAGAATCTCTCGATAGCAACTTTTGGATGCGCTATCCTCAGCAATGTATCGCTTTCAAATGGCGGTCACCTTCACGGTCATCTGTAGCTTTTCTATGCCCAATTTATTTTGAAAAAGCTCACTTTGAGTCACCGGTGGATTTCTTTTTGGCGGATTTTTATTCTGATGCGAGTTTTGTCACGGCAACTTTTGATTCTTGGACCAATTTTTTTAGTGCCTTGTTTCATTCCAAGACTTCTTTTACTGGCACGACTTTTTATTCTTTTGTTGATTTTTCTAGTGCTAACTTTGATTCTAGTGTTGACTTTTTTGGCGCCGCCTTTCATTTTGATTCTCACTTTTCAAATGCGACTTTCAGTTCTGGAGTTTCTTTTTGGCGAGCGGCTTTTCATTCTAAAGCTGATTTCTGGAAAGCAACTTTTGATTCTTTGGCATATTTTAAGGAAACAACCTTTAATTCCACTGCTAATTTTTCAATGGCAACGTTTGAGTCTACGGCTGATTTCTCCGGTGCATCTTTTGGTCCATCAGCTAACTTCAAGGCGGCGAAGTTCCAAGGCAATATCTGGTTTTTCAATGCGACTCTGCCCGACTCGTTAGATTTTAGGCACGTTACTGATGTTGCGAAAGAGATTGACTTTACTCTTTCTTACCCTCCTCGTGGAGGAGATAAGTGCAAGATCGCTCTTTTCGGAGCAGATATCAGCAAAATTAAACTCAGCATGGAGCTTTTTGAGTTGTGGTTCCCTGCTGATACCACTATTAGAACAGGGGATCACCCAGACACTATAATTAGTAATATTAGTTACGATAAACGAGTCAGTGTCTACGAACAAGTGCTGAAGAAACTCAAAGATGAAGGTTTGATGCAAAGCTATGAAATATTGGATATCGAATATCGCCAATTGAAATATCGACATAAGGGTGGTATTAACTGGTATGTCCTCAATACTTTTCAGTACTGGTGGTGGAATTATGGATACAACAAAGAGCGTGTATTCTTATGGAGTATAATATTTTGGCTAATTTTTTCATTCGTTAATTCTAGATTATATTGCGAACTAAATGAGAATGTATATTCAATTACTTTTTTAGATAAGATACAAAACAACGAATTGTCAAAAGTTAAAAGAGTAATATATTACTTGCTGCAGGTAGTAACTTATACAGCGATTGTATTCTTTGGTTTGAAAATGGATGTGGCGAAATTCAAGAAAGGTGTAATTAGACAACATCCTTGGCTATTTGCCTATTTGATGATTGTATATATTGTCGGGATAGTTTGCTTAGGTTTTATTGTTAACATTATTTTTACACTATAG